A DNA window from Paenibacillus sp. HWE-109 contains the following coding sequences:
- a CDS encoding Gfo/Idh/MocA family protein translates to MKKVKVGIIGCGNISSVYFEAGSKFDILEIVACADLDLARAQDKAEEFQIPKACSVEELLADPEIEIVVNLTIPSAHAEIHMRALEAGKHTYGEKPLAIELEDAQRILAFAKSKGLLVGSAPDTFLGGGIQTCRKLIDDGWIGKPIAASACMMSRGPESFHPNPDFLYQKGAGPMFDIGPYYLAAFVNLIGPVRRIAGAAQTTFHERMVTCEPNYGRKFPVETPTHISGTLEFENGAIGTMTTSFDVWGTRSPNIEIHGTEGSLIVPDPNQFGGTVYLKRRDYAEFKEVPLTHGFTSNSRGLGLMDMAYAIRNGTEHRADGEFAYHVLELMHGFFISSEEGKYYETKSTCKKPEPFPLDMQKNGF, encoded by the coding sequence GTGAAGAAAGTTAAAGTAGGCATTATTGGCTGCGGAAATATCAGTTCCGTTTATTTTGAGGCAGGGAGCAAATTTGACATCCTGGAGATCGTGGCTTGCGCCGATCTGGATTTGGCACGGGCGCAAGACAAAGCAGAGGAGTTCCAAATTCCGAAAGCATGCTCTGTAGAGGAACTGCTGGCAGACCCTGAAATTGAGATCGTCGTGAATCTTACGATACCAAGTGCGCATGCGGAGATTCATATGCGGGCGTTGGAAGCGGGGAAGCACACCTACGGGGAAAAGCCGCTGGCTATTGAACTGGAAGACGCCCAGCGAATTCTCGCCTTCGCGAAGTCCAAAGGCCTTCTGGTAGGTTCTGCCCCGGATACCTTCCTGGGGGGAGGGATTCAAACCTGCCGCAAGCTGATCGATGATGGTTGGATCGGCAAGCCAATCGCCGCGAGCGCCTGTATGATGTCCCGTGGACCTGAAAGCTTCCATCCTAACCCGGATTTCTTGTATCAGAAGGGAGCGGGTCCGATGTTTGATATTGGGCCGTACTACCTTGCGGCTTTTGTGAACTTAATCGGACCCGTCCGCCGAATTGCAGGTGCTGCACAGACTACGTTCCACGAAAGAATGGTGACCTGCGAACCGAATTACGGCAGGAAATTCCCTGTTGAGACGCCAACACACATTAGCGGTACGTTAGAGTTTGAGAATGGTGCGATTGGAACGATGACCACCAGCTTTGATGTCTGGGGAACGCGTTCGCCGAATATCGAAATTCACGGAACGGAAGGCTCGTTAATCGTGCCGGATCCGAATCAGTTCGGCGGTACGGTTTATTTGAAAAGACGCGATTATGCGGAGTTTAAAGAGGTTCCTCTTACTCATGGCTTTACGTCCAATAGTCGTGGTCTCGGTTTGATGGATATGGCCTACGCTATTAGGAATGGTACGGAGCATCGGGCGGACGGCGAATTTGCCTATCATGTCTTAGAACTCATGCACGGATTTTTCATCTCATCGGAGGAAGGCAAGTACTACGAGACCAAGAGTACGTGTAAAAAGCCGGAGCCTTTCCCGCTCGACATGCAGAAAAACGGGTTTTAA
- a CDS encoding VOC family protein produces the protein MIQSIVHIALVVKDYDEAIEFYTKKLNFTLIEDTYQPDQDKRWVVVSPPGSAGTTLLLAKASKPEQEGFIGNQTGGRVFLFLNTDDFWRDYNAMLSKGIEFVREPKEQEYGTVAVFKDLYGNLWDLLELNENHPISKRMR, from the coding sequence ATGATTCAATCAATTGTTCATATTGCTCTTGTGGTAAAAGATTATGATGAAGCAATAGAATTTTATACAAAAAAGCTGAACTTCACTTTAATTGAAGATACATATCAACCAGATCAAGATAAACGATGGGTAGTAGTATCACCGCCAGGATCTGCGGGCACCACATTACTTCTGGCAAAAGCATCCAAACCTGAGCAAGAAGGGTTTATTGGAAATCAGACAGGAGGAAGAGTTTTTCTATTTTTAAACACAGATGATTTCTGGAGAGATTATAATGCAATGTTATCAAAGGGGATTGAATTCGTTAGAGAACCAAAAGAACAGGAATATGGGACAGTTGCTGTATTTAAAGACCTATATGGAAACTTGTGGGATCTGTTGGAGTTAAATGAAAATCACCCGATTTCCAAGAGAATGAGATAG
- a CDS encoding golvesin C-terminal-like domain-containing protein — translation MMKRVSFVFSVVLAMAFLLIASGIIHQTEVNAAATTFYVSTTGNNNNPGTLSQPFATIQKGVNAAGAAGPGSTVIVRGGTYNVTAPINISTSGASGSPITIKAYRDEIPIISGQNTYPSNAPQDNTYTGPTVTNDGVTYLSGQHFTLSWNSLMMITANYITIDGLEIAYSYGGGIHAGSSGTTRYHHIIIQNCNIHENRDEAVQLENVDYFTLDGNTVWENANFARFSRLSSELNWPLIIMIRNSAYGTIKNSTIYHNWGEGVGFWYDSHDVVLEDSSIYDNYALEVYIDKAHDVTIQRNMIYNTGNPIYFRGSSPSMGIAIADEDFQNHVPGYSRKIINNFLKGNSKNFEYWNSGITGTRLNNELIAGNTFLDSTNTNISIVGGANHTNTRIENNIFKSSQGTLQNVDQNSQLLFSNNCWSGVVTGVASNVNDVIGDPMLAGGTFGRDYFKLRNSSPCIGKGKNNLADVSDDFFKTLRSNPPSMGGHEYQEPVPTVIIVDNSDPTGVTQMGAATWAVSSYSGQRYGADYLHDGDTGKGSKSVKYAPNLLTAGSYDVYLWWNADTNRASNVPVTVNHAWGATQTTVNQQAGGGIWNWIGSYPFSAGTSGSVIIGNTGTTGYVVADAVKFVPRE, via the coding sequence ATGATGAAAAGAGTTTCATTTGTGTTTTCAGTGGTTTTGGCCATGGCCTTTTTACTGATTGCATCTGGAATCATCCATCAGACAGAAGTTAATGCGGCTGCAACCACCTTTTATGTATCCACCACAGGAAATAATAATAATCCCGGAACACTGAGTCAGCCCTTTGCTACGATTCAAAAAGGGGTCAACGCGGCTGGCGCTGCCGGCCCCGGTTCTACCGTCATTGTGAGAGGTGGAACATATAATGTTACCGCACCGATCAATATCTCGACTTCAGGGGCAAGCGGCAGTCCGATCACGATTAAAGCGTACAGGGATGAGATTCCTATTATCTCCGGTCAGAACACCTATCCCAGCAACGCGCCACAAGACAATACGTATACGGGACCGACGGTCACCAACGACGGCGTGACCTATTTAAGCGGACAGCATTTCACACTATCCTGGAATTCTTTGATGATGATCACGGCCAATTATATTACCATTGACGGACTCGAAATCGCCTATTCCTATGGCGGGGGCATTCATGCAGGCAGCTCGGGCACAACCAGATATCATCACATTATCATTCAAAATTGCAATATTCATGAGAACCGTGATGAGGCTGTGCAGCTAGAGAATGTTGATTATTTTACCTTAGACGGCAATACAGTGTGGGAAAATGCGAATTTTGCGCGCTTCAGTCGATTATCCAGTGAATTGAACTGGCCGTTGATTATCATGATCAGGAACAGCGCGTATGGCACGATCAAAAACAGCACCATCTACCACAACTGGGGTGAGGGCGTTGGATTCTGGTATGACAGTCATGATGTCGTGTTGGAGGATAGCTCCATCTATGATAACTATGCGCTGGAAGTTTACATCGACAAGGCGCACGACGTCACCATACAGAGGAACATGATCTACAACACGGGGAATCCGATTTATTTCAGGGGCAGCAGTCCCAGCATGGGGATTGCCATCGCAGATGAGGATTTTCAAAATCATGTGCCCGGGTATAGCAGGAAAATTATCAATAATTTTCTGAAAGGCAACAGTAAAAATTTCGAGTATTGGAATTCTGGAATTACAGGCACTCGCTTGAATAATGAACTCATAGCCGGCAATACCTTTCTTGATTCGACGAATACGAATATCTCCATTGTCGGCGGTGCGAACCATACCAATACGCGAATTGAAAATAACATTTTCAAATCGAGCCAGGGAACACTGCAGAATGTCGATCAGAATTCGCAATTGCTTTTCTCCAATAACTGCTGGAGCGGCGTCGTTACGGGAGTTGCCTCGAATGTGAATGATGTTATCGGAGATCCGATGCTTGCAGGCGGAACGTTCGGTCGGGACTATTTTAAGCTGAGGAACAGTTCGCCTTGTATAGGTAAGGGCAAGAATAATTTAGCGGACGTGTCGGATGATTTTTTTAAGACCCTGAGGAGCAATCCGCCAAGCATGGGCGGACATGAGTACCAGGAGCCTGTGCCAACGGTCATCATCGTCGATAACAGCGATCCGACAGGCGTCACGCAGATGGGGGCAGCGACATGGGCGGTCAGTTCTTACAGCGGCCAAAGGTATGGTGCGGACTATCTGCATGACGGCGATACTGGGAAGGGTTCGAAGAGCGTCAAGTATGCACCTAACCTCTTAACTGCAGGTTCTTATGATGTGTACCTATGGTGGAACGCGGATACGAATCGAGCAAGTAATGTACCGGTCACGGTCAACCATGCGTGGGGGGCAACCCAAACTACGGTCAACCAGCAGGCGGGTGGAGGCATTTGGAATTGGATTGGAAGTTATCCCTTCTCTGCAGGGACGTCGGGTAGTGTGATTATCGGCAATACGGGGACAACCGGATATGTAGTTGCGGATGCGGTAAAATTTGTTCCAAGGGAATAA